In Molothrus ater isolate BHLD 08-10-18 breed brown headed cowbird chromosome 11, BPBGC_Mater_1.1, whole genome shotgun sequence, a genomic segment contains:
- the ALAS1 gene encoding 5-aminolevulinate synthase, non-specific, mitochondrial, giving the protein MEAVVRRCPFLARVSQAFLQKAGPSLLLYAQHCPRMMEAAPPAARALATSAARGQQAEEETPAGRREAKNVKEVAQQNADGTQLPAGHPPASGSQSTATKCPFLAAQMNHKKSNVFCKASLELQEDVQEVQADRKGTEFAKIPSTSTVRKIEAEGAEQSGLLEKFKDIMLKQKPESVSHLLQDNLPKSVSTFQYDQFFEKKIDEKKKDHTYRVFKTVNRKAQIFPMADDYTDSLITKKEVSVWCSNDYLGMSRHPRVCGAVMETLKQHGAGAGGTRNISGTSKFHVDLEKELADLHGKDAALLFSSCFVANDSTLFTLAKMLPGCEIYSDSGNHASMIQGICNSRVPKHIFRHNDVNHLRELLKKSDPSTPKIVAFETVHSMDGAVCPLEELCDVAHEHGAITFVDEVHAVGLYGARGGGIGDRDGVMHKMDIISGTLGKAFGCVGGYISSTSSLIDTVRSYAAGFIFTTSLPPMLLAGALESVRTLKGAEGQALRRQHQRNVKLMRQMLMDAGLPVVHCPSHIIPIRVADAAKNTEICDKLMSQHSIYVQAINYPTVPRGEELLRIAPTPHHTPQMMSYFIEKLLATWKDVGLELKPHSSAECNFCRRPLHFEVMSERERAYFSGMSKLVSVSA; this is encoded by the exons ATGGAGGCGGTGGTGCGGCGCTGCCCGTTCCTGGCCCGTGTGTCCCAGGCGTTCCTGCAGAAGGCTGGGCCGTCGCTGCTGCTGTACGCCCAGCACTGCCCGCGCATGATGGAggcggccccgccggccgcccGCGCCCTCGCCACGTCCGCCGCCCGCGGGCAGCAGGCGGAGGAGGAGACCCCCGCGGGCCGCCGCG AGGCCAAGAATGTCAAAGAAGTGGCCCAGCAGAATGCAGATGGAACCCAGCTTCCTGCTGGCCACCCACCTGCCAGCGGTAGCCAGAGTACAGCTACCAAATGCCCGTTCCTGGCAGCTCAGATGAACCACAAGAAGAGCAATGTTTTCTGCAAAGCCAGCTTGGAACTGCAGGAGGATGTGCAGGAAGTGCAGGCTGACAGGAAAG GTACAGAATTTGCCAAAATACCAAGTACTTCCACAGTGAGAAAGATtgaggctgagggagcagagcagagtggcTTGCTCGAGAAGTTTAAGGATATCATGCTGAAGCAAAAACCGGAAAGCGTCTCTCATCTGCTTCAGGATAACTTGCCAAAAT CTGTATCCACCTTCCAGTATGATCAGTTCTTTGAGAAGAAGATAGATGAGAAGAAGAAGGATCACACCTACCGAGTGTTTAAGACCGTGAACCGCAAGGCGCAGATCTTCCCCATGGCAGATGACTACACTGACTCCCTGATCACCAAGAAGGAGGTGTCTGTCTGGTGCAGCAATGATTACCTGGGCATGAGCCGCCACCCTCGAGTCTGTGGAGCAGTGAt GGAAACACTGAAACAACatggtgctggagcaggaggcaccAGAAACATATCAGGAACAAGTAAATTTCATGTCGACTTGGAAAAAGAACTCGCTGATCTTCATGGAAAAGATGCAGCACTGTTGTTCTCATCTTGCTTTGTAGCCAATGACTCCACTCTCTTCACTCTAGCTAAAATGCTGCCAG GTTGTGAGATCTACTCTGATTCTGGAAACCATGCCTCCATGATCCAGGGGATCTGTAACAGCAGGGTGCCAAAACATATATTTCGCCATAATGATGTCAACCATCTTCGAGAGCTATTGAAAAAGTCTGATCCCTCCACCCCTAAAATTGTTGCATTTGAAACTGTTCACTCAATGGATG GTGCTGTTTGTCctctggaggagctgtgtgATGTGGCCCACGAGCACGGGGCCATCACCTTTGTGGATGAAGTGCACGCTGTGGGGCTGTATGGAGCCCGAGGAGGCGGGATAGGAGACCGAGACGGAGTCATGCACAAGATGGACATCATCTCTGGAACGCTGG gcAAAGCATTTGGCTGTGTGGGAGGCTACATCTCCAGCACGAGTTCCCTGATCGACACGGTTCGCTCGTACGCGGCCGGGTTCATCTTCACCACGTCGCTGCCGCCCATGCTGCTGGCCGGGGCCCTGGAGTCGGTGCGCACGCTCAAGGGCGCCGAGGGCCAGGCGCTGCGCCGCCAGCACCAGCGCAACGTCAAGCTCATGCGGCAGATGCTGATGGACGCGGGGCTGCCCGTGGTGCACTGCCCCAGCCACATCATTCCCATTAGG GTTGCAGATGCTGCTAAAAACACAGAGATCTGTGACAAGCTGATGAGCCAGCACAGCATCTATGTCCAAGCCATCAACTACCCAACGGTTCCCCgtggagaggagctgctccgAATCGCCCCTACACCTCACCACACCCCCCAGATGATGAGTTATTTTATTG AAAAACTGCTGGCTACATGGAAGGATGTTGGTCTGGAGCTGAAACCACACTCCTCAGCTGAATGCAACTTCTGTAGACGACCCCTGCATTTTGAAGTGATGAGTGAAAGAGAACGAGCCTACTTCAGTGGCATGAGCAAACTAGTATCTGTCAGTGCATGA